Proteins from a single region of Cupriavidus sp. MP-37:
- a CDS encoding nuclear transport factor 2 family protein translates to MSKDNTAAGIELLQAFNDAWNRHDIDALMACMADDCVFHGVAGPDLLGRSFVGREAVREGFQLAWQTFPDAQWVDGDHFVVGDRGVSESTFRGTRADGARIEARMVDVFTFRGGKIAVKNAYRKDRPPVVAAA, encoded by the coding sequence ATGTCCAAGGACAACACCGCCGCCGGCATCGAACTGCTGCAAGCCTTCAACGACGCCTGGAACCGCCACGATATCGACGCGCTGATGGCCTGCATGGCCGACGACTGCGTGTTCCACGGCGTGGCCGGCCCCGACCTGCTGGGCCGCAGCTTTGTCGGCCGCGAAGCCGTGCGCGAAGGCTTCCAGCTGGCCTGGCAGACCTTCCCCGATGCGCAGTGGGTCGATGGCGACCATTTCGTGGTGGGCGACCGCGGCGTCAGCGAATCGACCTTCCGCGGCACCCGCGCCGACGGCGCCCGCATCGAGGCGCGCATGGTCGACGTGTTCACCTTCCGCGGCGGCAAGATCGCGGTGAAGAACGCCTACCGCAAGGACCGCCCGCCGGTGGTGGCCGCAGCCTGA
- a CDS encoding PLP-dependent aminotransferase family protein, which yields MSLKSPTTLWSQLFQQHVHSGLSLQGKIRQMLVSAILDEQLPQGEPLPSSRELSAQLRVARNTVVLAYQQLVDEGYLVARERSGYFVNPEILGTRVSGVASLRGEPVPARAGEPDWERRFVFRPTQQRNIVKRANWRDYPYPFIYGQYDPALFPTADWRECCLKALSVLDIHDWAQDMILRDDESLVQQIRTRVLPRRGVWAGTDEIVITVGAQQALYLLADLLVSPDTPVGIEDPGYPDARNIFGSHTSNLVPLPVDDHGLTLSDAQRACDYVYVTPGHQCPTTVTMPLARRQALLRQAEEADFVLIEDDYEAESRFEGDPTPTLKSLDRSNRVIYVGSLSKSLAPGLRIGYIVGPAALIAELRGARRLMLRHPSAYIQRAFSLFLSLGHYDAHLRRLAAAHRERAEAVLAALATHMPDFHAVPIAGGASCWIEGPSWLDADALARLAELQGVLIEPGSVFFMAEPAPRNGFRLGYSSISLDRIEPGIRVLAGVVRELQATAGSAAAPAAVTSRARPAA from the coding sequence ATGAGCCTGAAGTCTCCCACCACCCTCTGGTCGCAACTGTTCCAGCAGCATGTGCATTCGGGCCTGAGCCTGCAGGGCAAGATCCGGCAGATGCTGGTCTCGGCCATCCTCGACGAGCAGCTGCCGCAAGGCGAGCCGCTGCCCAGCAGCCGCGAGCTGTCGGCGCAGCTGCGGGTGGCGCGCAACACCGTGGTGCTGGCCTACCAGCAGCTGGTCGACGAAGGCTACCTGGTCGCGCGCGAGCGCAGCGGCTACTTCGTCAACCCCGAAATCCTCGGCACCCGCGTCAGCGGCGTCGCCTCGCTGCGCGGCGAGCCGGTGCCGGCGCGCGCGGGCGAGCCCGACTGGGAGCGGCGCTTCGTGTTCCGCCCCACGCAGCAGCGCAATATCGTCAAGCGCGCCAACTGGCGCGACTATCCCTACCCCTTTATCTACGGCCAGTACGACCCGGCGCTGTTCCCCACCGCGGACTGGCGCGAATGCTGCCTGAAGGCGCTGAGCGTGCTCGACATCCACGACTGGGCCCAGGACATGATCCTGCGCGACGACGAGTCGCTGGTGCAGCAGATCCGCACCCGCGTGCTGCCGCGCCGCGGGGTCTGGGCCGGCACCGACGAGATCGTGATCACCGTGGGCGCGCAGCAGGCGCTGTACCTGCTGGCCGACCTGCTGGTCAGCCCCGACACGCCGGTGGGCATCGAGGACCCCGGCTATCCGGACGCGCGCAATATCTTCGGCTCGCACACGTCGAACCTGGTGCCGCTGCCGGTCGATGACCACGGCCTGACGCTGTCCGACGCGCAGCGCGCCTGCGACTACGTCTACGTGACCCCCGGCCACCAGTGCCCGACCACCGTCACCATGCCGCTGGCGCGCCGCCAGGCGCTGCTGCGGCAGGCCGAGGAAGCGGATTTCGTGCTGATCGAGGACGACTACGAGGCCGAGAGCCGCTTCGAGGGCGATCCCACGCCCACGCTCAAGAGCCTGGACCGCAGCAACCGCGTGATCTACGTCGGCAGCCTGTCCAAGAGCCTGGCGCCGGGGCTGCGCATCGGCTATATCGTCGGCCCCGCCGCGCTGATCGCGGAACTGCGCGGCGCGCGCCGGCTGATGCTGCGGCATCCGTCGGCGTATATCCAGCGCGCGTTCTCGCTGTTCCTGTCGCTGGGCCACTATGACGCGCACCTGCGCCGGCTGGCCGCCGCGCACCGCGAACGCGCCGAAGCGGTGCTGGCGGCGCTGGCCACGCATATGCCAGATTTCCACGCGGTGCCGATCGCCGGCGGCGCCTCGTGCTGGATCGAAGGGCCGTCGTGGCTCGATGCCGATGCGCTGGCACGGCTGGCGGAGCTGCAGGGCGTGCTGATCGAGCCCGGCAGCGTCTTCTTCATGGCCGAGCCCGCGCCGCGCAACGGCTTCCGGCTGGGCTACTCGTCGATCTCGCTGGACCGCATCGAGCCCGGCATCCGCGTGCTGGCCGGCGTCGTGCGTGAACTGCAGGCCACCGCCGGCAGCGCAGCGGCCCCCGCCGCCGTCACTTCCCGGGCCCGCCCCGCTGCCTGA
- a CDS encoding IclR family transcriptional regulator, whose translation MNDMRLAKSEARPDGDTPALRLFGLLEVIAEKDQSFNLQALVEETGLPKPTLHRMLQQLEAAGLIQRNGDGRQYGTGLRLRRLAENLLLNSTSHGARHMVLRRLVEEVGESCNLTAFSGGEVLYLDRVETAAPLRFYLHPGSRVPAHCSATGKLFLAQLAPAQRQRLLANVELERYTQNTLTDHAQLESELERVKRDGYAMDDEEFLPGLVCIGVLVPAADGGKSNLGLALQAPVMRVSRDKAVQLLPALQRAAAALAAIEADSAGGWQGGAEATDAAEEDE comes from the coding sequence ATGAACGATATGCGCCTCGCCAAAAGTGAAGCCAGGCCGGACGGAGACACGCCGGCGCTGCGCTTGTTCGGCCTGCTCGAGGTCATCGCGGAGAAGGACCAGTCCTTCAACCTGCAGGCGCTGGTGGAAGAGACCGGCCTGCCCAAGCCCACGCTGCATCGCATGCTGCAGCAGCTGGAGGCGGCAGGACTGATCCAGCGCAACGGCGACGGGCGGCAATACGGCACCGGCCTGCGGCTGCGCCGGCTGGCGGAGAACCTGTTGCTCAACAGCACCTCGCATGGCGCGCGCCACATGGTGCTGCGCCGGCTGGTGGAAGAGGTGGGCGAGAGCTGCAACCTGACCGCGTTCTCCGGCGGCGAGGTGCTGTACCTGGATCGCGTCGAGACCGCGGCGCCGCTGCGCTTCTACCTGCATCCGGGTTCGCGCGTGCCGGCGCACTGCTCGGCCACCGGCAAGCTGTTCCTGGCGCAGCTGGCGCCGGCGCAGCGGCAGCGGCTGCTGGCCAACGTGGAGCTGGAACGCTACACGCAGAACACGCTGACCGACCATGCGCAGCTGGAGTCGGAGCTGGAGCGCGTCAAGCGCGACGGCTACGCCATGGACGATGAAGAGTTCCTGCCGGGACTGGTCTGCATCGGCGTGCTGGTGCCGGCGGCCGATGGCGGCAAGTCCAACCTGGGGCTGGCGCTGCAGGCCCCGGTGATGCGGGTGTCGCGCGACAAGGCGGTGCAGCTGCTGCCCGCGCTGCAGCGCGCGGCGGCGGCGCTGGCGGCGATCGAGGCCGACAGCGCGGGCGGCTGGCAGGGCGGCGCCGAGGCCACGGACGCCGCGGAAGAGGACGAATAG
- a CDS encoding AAA family ATPase produces the protein MIPVRSVFGIDSGLMVPAFSQRDDHVPEIDPAYRFQPEVTLAILSGFMRDRRVMVQGLHGSGKSTHIEQVAARLNWPCVRVNLDGHISRLDLVGKDAIVVRDGRQVTEFQEGIVPWALQRPVALIFDEYDAGRPDVMFVIQRILERDGTFTLLDQNRVIRPHPSFRLFATSNTVGLGNVNGLYHGTQLLNHAQIDRWNVVATLDYLPHDEEAGIVLARVPELDHADGRALVDAMVALAGLTRRGFAAGDVSALMSPRTVISWAENCQIFRDPALAFRLTFLNKCDEAERPVVAEYYQRCFGHLPGEAAGVSAATEPAR, from the coding sequence ATGATTCCGGTGCGCAGCGTGTTTGGCATCGATTCGGGCCTGATGGTGCCGGCCTTCAGCCAGCGCGACGACCACGTGCCGGAGATCGACCCGGCCTACCGCTTCCAGCCCGAGGTGACGCTGGCGATCCTGTCCGGCTTCATGCGCGACCGGCGCGTGATGGTGCAGGGCCTGCACGGCAGCGGCAAGTCGACCCATATCGAGCAGGTGGCCGCGCGGCTGAACTGGCCCTGCGTGCGCGTCAACCTGGACGGCCACATCAGCCGGCTCGACCTGGTCGGCAAGGATGCCATCGTGGTGCGCGACGGCCGCCAGGTCACCGAGTTCCAGGAAGGCATCGTGCCCTGGGCGCTGCAGCGCCCGGTGGCGCTGATCTTCGACGAATACGACGCGGGCCGGCCCGACGTGATGTTCGTGATCCAGCGCATCCTGGAGCGCGACGGCACGTTCACGCTGCTGGACCAGAACCGCGTGATCCGCCCCCATCCGTCCTTCCGTCTCTTTGCCACCTCCAACACCGTGGGCCTCGGCAACGTCAACGGGCTCTATCACGGCACGCAGCTGCTCAACCACGCGCAGATCGATCGCTGGAACGTGGTGGCGACGCTGGACTACCTGCCGCACGACGAAGAGGCGGGCATCGTGCTGGCACGCGTGCCCGAGCTGGATCACGCGGACGGGCGCGCGCTGGTCGATGCCATGGTGGCGCTGGCCGGGCTGACCCGGCGCGGCTTTGCCGCCGGCGATGTGTCGGCGCTGATGTCGCCGCGCACCGTGATCAGCTGGGCCGAGAACTGCCAGATCTTCCGCGATCCCGCGCTCGCGTTCCGGCTGACCTTCCTGAACAAGTGCGACGAGGCCGAGCGGCCGGTGGTGGCGGAGTACTACCAGCGCTGCTTCGGCCACCTGCCGGGCGAGGCCGCCGGCGTCAGCGCCGCGACGGAGCCGGCGCGATGA
- a CDS encoding ATP-dependent DNA ligase codes for MKAFADLYAALDGTTSTKARLAALVDYLRAAPPGDAAWAVYFLAGGKPRQIVPVSLLRDLARQAADLPDWLFEESYQAVGDLAETIALLLPDPQDADHAGLAEWVEQRLLPLRGLAPETLLPRLDALWRPLDAHGRLVLFKLITGAFRVGVSRLLVTRALGEVAGIDPKRVAERMVGYTDLSARPDAARFLALLAPEDEDDRALRAGGQPYPFFLAHPLQAPVEQFDTVLGAPGAWLVEWKWDGIRAQLVRRGGQTWLWSRGEELITERFPELQQAAAPLPDGTVLDGEIVIWQQGRVQPFALLQQRIGRKTLSARLLRDAPAILMAYDVLEWQGEDWRTRPQAERRARLEQVVAAHVHPALELSPLVAADDWPHYARLRDASRELGVEGFMLKAAGAAYGAGRTKDVGVWWKWKIDPYSVDAVLVYAQRGHGRRASLYTDFTFAVWNAPAGTPGRALVPFAKAYSGLTDAEMRAVDAIIRRTTVEKFGPVRSVEPTQVFELGFEGIARSGRHKSGIAVRFPRMLRWRTDKPIDEADTLATLEAMLPAAGTPREDAA; via the coding sequence ATGAAGGCCTTCGCCGACCTCTACGCCGCGCTGGACGGCACCACGTCGACCAAGGCCCGGCTGGCCGCGCTGGTCGATTACCTGCGTGCCGCGCCGCCCGGGGATGCCGCCTGGGCCGTCTATTTCCTGGCGGGCGGCAAGCCGCGCCAGATCGTGCCGGTGTCGCTGCTGCGCGACCTTGCGCGGCAGGCCGCGGACCTGCCCGACTGGCTGTTCGAAGAGAGCTACCAGGCCGTCGGCGATCTCGCCGAAACCATCGCGCTGCTGCTGCCGGACCCGCAGGACGCCGACCACGCCGGCCTGGCCGAATGGGTCGAGCAGCGCCTGCTGCCGCTGCGCGGTCTGGCGCCGGAAACGCTGCTGCCGCGCCTCGACGCGCTGTGGCGCCCGCTCGACGCGCACGGCCGGCTGGTGCTGTTCAAGCTGATCACCGGCGCCTTCCGCGTGGGCGTGTCGCGCCTGCTGGTCACGCGCGCGCTGGGCGAGGTGGCCGGCATCGATCCCAAGCGCGTGGCCGAGCGCATGGTCGGCTACACCGACCTGTCGGCGCGGCCCGACGCGGCGCGCTTCCTGGCCCTGCTGGCGCCCGAGGACGAAGACGACCGCGCCCTGCGCGCCGGCGGCCAGCCGTATCCGTTCTTCCTGGCCCACCCGCTGCAGGCACCGGTAGAACAATTCGACACCGTGCTGGGCGCACCCGGCGCGTGGCTGGTCGAGTGGAAATGGGACGGCATCCGCGCGCAGCTGGTGCGGCGCGGCGGCCAGACCTGGCTGTGGTCGCGCGGCGAGGAACTGATCACCGAGCGCTTCCCGGAACTGCAGCAGGCCGCCGCGCCGCTGCCGGACGGTACCGTGCTCGATGGCGAGATCGTGATCTGGCAGCAGGGCCGCGTGCAGCCGTTCGCGCTGCTGCAGCAGCGCATCGGCCGCAAGACGCTGAGCGCGAGGCTGCTGCGCGACGCGCCGGCGATCCTGATGGCCTATGACGTGCTCGAGTGGCAGGGCGAGGACTGGCGTACCCGCCCGCAGGCCGAGCGCCGCGCGCGGCTGGAACAGGTGGTCGCCGCGCACGTCCACCCGGCCCTGGAACTGAGCCCGCTGGTGGCAGCCGACGACTGGCCGCACTATGCCCGCCTGCGCGACGCCTCGCGCGAACTCGGGGTCGAGGGCTTCATGCTGAAGGCGGCCGGCGCGGCCTACGGCGCGGGCCGCACCAAGGACGTCGGGGTCTGGTGGAAGTGGAAGATCGACCCGTACTCGGTCGATGCCGTGCTGGTCTACGCGCAGCGCGGGCACGGCCGCCGTGCCAGCCTCTATACCGATTTCACCTTTGCGGTCTGGAACGCGCCTGCGGGTACGCCAGGCCGCGCGCTGGTGCCGTTCGCCAAGGCGTATTCGGGCCTGACCGACGCCGAGATGCGCGCGGTCGACGCCATCATCCGCCGCACCACGGTGGAGAAGTTCGGCCCCGTGCGCAGCGTGGAACCGACCCAGGTATTCGAGCTGGGCTTCGAAGGCATTGCCCGCAGCGGCCGCCACAAGAGCGGCATCGCGGTGCGCTTTCCGCGCATGCTGCGCTGGCGCACCGACAAGCCGATCGACGAGGCCGACACGCTGGCCACGCTCGAAGCCATGCTGCCGGCTGCGGGCACGCCGCGGGAGGATGCGGCATGA
- a CDS encoding ligase-associated DNA damage response exonuclease has product MDPIRPLPSEPARPGDLIVARPEGLYCPSGDFYIDPWRPVERAVITHAHSDHARFGHAHYLCAAPGRGVLLARLPGIHLNTLRYGERITHHGVTLSLHPAGHVLGSAQVRLEHGGQVWVASGDYKLEADGTCDPFEPVRCDTFITESTFGLPVYRWPPQATLMAEIFDWWQANARAGRASVVYAYTFGKAQRILHGVLRHAGADGMPGPVIVHGALTQLNAAYAEAGVALPPMALVSELPARSPLLRQALVVAPPSAQRSPWLRRFGDASDAFASGWMQLRGTRRRRGVDRGFALSDHADWPGLLQAVGATGAGRIIVTHGNVPVMVRYLNERGWQAQAFDTEYGDDDEAARPDAPASADAGEEQGAT; this is encoded by the coding sequence TTGGACCCGATCCGGCCGCTCCCATCCGAACCCGCCCGCCCCGGCGACCTGATCGTCGCCCGGCCGGAAGGCCTCTATTGCCCGTCCGGCGACTTCTACATCGATCCGTGGCGCCCGGTCGAACGCGCCGTCATCACCCACGCCCATTCCGATCACGCGCGCTTCGGGCATGCGCACTACCTGTGCGCCGCGCCCGGCCGCGGCGTGCTGCTGGCGCGGCTGCCCGGGATCCACCTGAACACGCTGCGCTACGGCGAACGCATCACGCACCATGGCGTCACGCTGAGCCTGCATCCGGCCGGACACGTGCTCGGTTCCGCGCAGGTAAGGCTGGAGCACGGCGGGCAAGTCTGGGTGGCCTCGGGCGACTACAAGCTGGAAGCCGACGGCACTTGCGACCCGTTCGAGCCGGTGCGCTGCGACACCTTCATCACCGAAAGCACGTTCGGCCTGCCGGTCTACCGCTGGCCGCCGCAGGCAACGCTGATGGCCGAGATCTTCGACTGGTGGCAGGCCAATGCCCGCGCCGGGCGCGCCAGCGTCGTCTACGCCTATACCTTCGGCAAGGCCCAGCGCATCCTGCACGGCGTGCTGCGGCATGCCGGCGCCGATGGCATGCCGGGGCCGGTGATCGTGCACGGCGCGCTGACGCAGCTCAACGCCGCCTACGCCGAGGCCGGCGTGGCGCTGCCGCCGATGGCGCTGGTCTCCGAGCTGCCCGCGCGCAGCCCGCTGCTGCGCCAGGCGCTGGTGGTGGCGCCGCCGTCGGCGCAGCGTTCGCCGTGGCTGCGGCGTTTCGGCGATGCCTCGGACGCCTTCGCCAGCGGCTGGATGCAGCTGCGCGGCACGCGCCGCCGGCGCGGCGTCGACCGCGGCTTTGCGCTGTCCGACCATGCCGACTGGCCGGGGCTGCTGCAGGCAGTCGGCGCCACCGGCGCGGGCCGCATCATCGTGACCCACGGCAACGTGCCGGTGATGGTGCGCTATCTGAACGAACGCGGCTGGCAGGCACAGGCCTTCGACACCGAATACGGCGACGACGACGAAGCCGCGCGTCCGGACGCGCCGGCGTCCGCCGATGCGGGCGAGGAACAGGGCGCGACATGA
- a CDS encoding FAD-binding oxidoreductase has translation MQAVAPRSSLLAGEQSTAPTRPYDPAYDPLHTPTPGHGREYAPTYWIGTAGEPPADDGPITHDIDVDVAIIGSGFTGLTCAIFLAQEYGIKATVLEANRVSWGCSTRNGGQAQCASGRLKRSQWIQRYGLDTALRLHEEVCDGMETFKGLIKNIDCDPQPGGHLYIAHRDKVMPGLEKEAKILREVFNYDARILDAATVRREYVDDKEAAGAMHEPEGIGIHAGKLAFGYLRRARELGAKVHPSSPVTGWETRNGVHYLRTPGGIVRARAVGVATGGYTSQSLHRELKNRLFPILSNSIVTRPLTADELAACNFRTTQVITDTRILRHYYRLMPDGRLQIGSRSAITGNDAPQDQYKQKLIADMHRKFPALQGIQIDYSWWGWVDVSHDMMPRITQPDPAQSIYYAMGYGGNGVMYSAQAGKRLAALIAGKSSALPELPIFRSPLPFPNVREMVESQMFAPFRRMGQRVLYHWYHWKDDVF, from the coding sequence ATGCAAGCCGTAGCTCCCCGCAGCAGCCTCCTGGCCGGCGAGCAGTCGACCGCCCCGACCCGGCCGTACGACCCCGCCTACGACCCGCTGCACACGCCCACGCCCGGCCACGGCCGGGAGTACGCCCCGACCTACTGGATCGGCACCGCGGGCGAGCCGCCCGCCGACGACGGCCCGATCACGCACGATATCGACGTCGACGTGGCCATCATCGGCTCGGGCTTTACCGGCCTGACCTGCGCCATCTTCCTGGCGCAGGAATACGGCATCAAGGCCACCGTGCTCGAAGCCAACCGCGTCAGCTGGGGCTGCAGCACGCGCAACGGCGGCCAGGCGCAATGCGCGTCGGGCCGGCTCAAGCGCTCGCAGTGGATCCAGCGCTACGGGCTCGATACCGCGCTGCGCCTGCATGAAGAAGTCTGCGACGGCATGGAGACCTTCAAGGGGCTGATCAAAAACATCGACTGCGATCCGCAGCCGGGCGGCCACCTGTATATCGCGCACCGCGACAAGGTCATGCCCGGGCTGGAGAAGGAAGCGAAGATCCTGCGCGAGGTCTTCAACTACGACGCGCGCATCCTCGACGCCGCCACCGTGCGGCGCGAATACGTCGACGACAAGGAAGCCGCCGGCGCCATGCATGAACCCGAGGGCATCGGCATCCATGCCGGCAAGCTCGCCTTCGGCTACCTGCGCCGCGCGCGCGAGCTGGGCGCCAAGGTACATCCGTCCAGCCCCGTGACCGGCTGGGAAACCCGCAACGGCGTGCATTACCTGCGCACCCCCGGCGGCATCGTGCGCGCCCGCGCCGTGGGCGTGGCCACCGGCGGCTATACCTCGCAGTCGCTGCACCGCGAACTGAAGAACCGGCTGTTCCCGATCCTGTCGAACTCCATCGTCACGCGCCCGCTCACCGCCGATGAACTGGCCGCGTGCAACTTCCGCACCACCCAGGTCATCACCGACACCCGCATCCTGCGCCACTACTACCGGCTGATGCCCGACGGCCGCCTGCAGATCGGCAGCCGCAGCGCCATCACCGGCAACGACGCGCCGCAGGACCAGTACAAGCAGAAGCTGATCGCCGACATGCACCGCAAATTCCCCGCGCTGCAGGGCATCCAGATCGACTACTCCTGGTGGGGCTGGGTCGACGTCAGCCACGACATGATGCCGCGCATCACCCAGCCCGACCCGGCGCAGTCGATCTACTACGCCATGGGCTACGGCGGCAACGGCGTGATGTATTCCGCCCAGGCCGGCAAGCGCCTGGCGGCGCTGATCGCCGGCAAGTCGTCGGCGCTGCCGGAACTGCCGATCTTCCGCTCGCCGCTGCCGTTCCCGAACGTGCGCGAGATGGTGGAATCGCAGATGTTCGCGCCGTTCCGCCGGATGGGGCAGCGGGTGCTGTACCACTGGTATCACTGGAAGGATGATGTGTTTTAA
- a CDS encoding amino acid permease: MIQQSPSGNGLSHGLKQRHMTMIALGGVIGAGLFVGSGVVIKSAGPAAVVSFLITGLLVVLVMRMLGEMACAMPGGGGFYEYAREAWRDRPAVGNLAGFLTGWMYWYFWVIVVALEAVAGADLVRYWLPDVPNWIISLVLLVMLTLTNLVSVKSFGEFEFWFASIKVAAIMVFLFVAGVYVLGLAPGSHGMEVANLTANGGFMPNGIVPVLTGAVAATGFYFGAEIVTIAAAETAEPQKAVAKATSSVITRVLVFYVGSILLVVCLVPWNSTSIATPYVSALNVMGVPAAAQIMNAIVLTAVLSALNSGLYASSRMLFALTRRGDAPQSLARVSRNGVPVRAILVATLFGYGAVVMSYVSPDTVFAFLVNSYGTVAIFVYILIAISQLRLRSRLEREAPGQLRVRMWCYPYLTYVAILGMLGIVVAMAFIPDQRTPLALGVVSLAILLLAYAARQLFRRGVEPVVPLAELPRRDLHEY; the protein is encoded by the coding sequence ATGATCCAACAATCACCGTCCGGCAACGGACTATCCCACGGCCTCAAGCAACGCCACATGACCATGATCGCGCTCGGCGGCGTGATCGGCGCGGGGCTCTTTGTCGGCAGCGGCGTCGTCATCAAATCGGCCGGCCCGGCCGCGGTCGTTTCCTTCCTGATTACCGGCCTGCTGGTGGTGCTGGTGATGCGCATGCTGGGCGAGATGGCCTGCGCCATGCCCGGCGGCGGCGGTTTCTACGAGTATGCACGCGAAGCCTGGCGCGATCGGCCCGCGGTCGGCAACCTGGCCGGCTTCCTGACCGGCTGGATGTACTGGTACTTCTGGGTCATCGTGGTGGCGCTGGAAGCGGTGGCGGGCGCGGACCTGGTGCGCTACTGGCTGCCGGACGTGCCCAACTGGATCATCAGCCTGGTGCTGCTGGTGATGCTGACCCTGACCAACCTGGTATCGGTCAAGTCATTCGGCGAGTTCGAATTCTGGTTCGCCTCGATCAAGGTGGCGGCGATCATGGTGTTCCTGTTCGTCGCCGGCGTCTATGTGCTGGGCCTGGCCCCCGGGTCGCACGGCATGGAAGTGGCCAACCTGACCGCCAACGGCGGCTTCATGCCCAACGGCATCGTGCCGGTGCTGACCGGCGCGGTGGCGGCCACCGGCTTCTACTTCGGCGCCGAGATCGTCACCATCGCCGCCGCCGAGACCGCCGAACCGCAGAAGGCCGTGGCCAAGGCCACCAGCTCGGTGATCACGCGCGTGCTGGTGTTCTATGTCGGCTCGATCCTGCTGGTGGTGTGCCTGGTGCCGTGGAACTCTACCAGCATCGCCACCCCGTACGTCAGCGCGCTGAACGTGATGGGCGTGCCGGCGGCCGCGCAGATCATGAACGCGATCGTGCTGACCGCGGTGCTGTCGGCGCTCAACTCGGGCCTGTACGCGTCGTCGCGCATGCTGTTTGCGCTGACCCGCCGCGGCGACGCGCCGCAATCGCTGGCCCGCGTCAGCCGCAACGGCGTGCCGGTGCGCGCGATCCTGGTGGCGACGCTGTTCGGCTACGGCGCGGTGGTGATGTCCTATGTCTCGCCCGATACGGTGTTCGCCTTCCTGGTGAACTCGTACGGCACGGTGGCGATCTTCGTCTACATCCTGATCGCGATCTCGCAGCTGCGCCTGCGTTCGCGGCTGGAGCGCGAGGCGCCGGGCCAGCTGCGCGTGCGCATGTGGTGCTATCCGTATCTCACCTATGTGGCGATCCTCGGCATGCTCGGCATCGTGGTGGCGATGGCCTTCATTCCCGACCAGCGCACGCCCCTGGCGCTGGGTGTGGTGAGCCTGGCGATCCTGCTGCTGGCCTACGCGGCGCGCCAGCTGTTTCGGCGTGGCGTGGAGCCTGTAGTGCCGCTGGCGGAACTGCCGCGCCGCGACCTGCACGAGTATTGA